The following proteins are encoded in a genomic region of Pyrus communis chromosome 11, drPyrComm1.1, whole genome shotgun sequence:
- the LOC137749492 gene encoding large ribosomal subunit protein uL15x-like: MTTRFKKNRKKRGHVSAGHGRIGKHRKHPGGRGNAGGMHHHRILFDKYHPGYFGKVGMRYFHRLRNKFHCPIVNLDKLWSLVPQEVKDKAAAAKGGSEAPLLDVTQFGYFKVLGKGVLPSQPLVVKAKLISKTAEKKIKEAGGAVVLTA; the protein is encoded by the coding sequence ATGACGACGAGGTTCAAGAAGAACCGCAAGAAGCGCGGCCACGTCAGCGCCGGCCACGGGCGTATCGGCAAGCACCGCAAGCACCCCGGCGGTCGCGGTAACGCCGGAGGTATGCACCACCACCGGATCCTTTTCGACAAGTACCATCCAGGGTATTTCGGTAAAGTCGGTATGAGGTACTTCCACAGGCTGCGCAACAAGTTCCATTGCCCGATCGTCAACCTCGACAAGCTGTGGTCGCTTGTACCCCAGGAGGTGAAGGACAAGGCCGCCGCCGCCAAGGGAGGAAGCGAGGCGCCGTTGCTCGACGTCACTCAGTTCGGGTACTTCAAGGTGTTGGGGAAGGGCGTGTTACCGTCACAGCCATTGGTGGTGAAGGCCAAGCTGATTTCAAAGACTGCCGAGAAGAAGATCAAGGAGGCTGGTGGCGCCGTCGTGCTCACCGCTTAG
- the LOC137749490 gene encoding ABC transporter B family member 26, chloroplastic-like isoform X2 produces the protein MPSILTESIFAAQSGDAVVFYRNSKLLAFLCITSGICSGLRSGCFGIANIILVKRLRETLYSALLSQDISFFDREAVGDLTSRLGADCQRLSLVIANDIHLILRNVLQGTGALINLLMLSWPLAVSALFICCVLSLIFLRYGRYQKKAAKLVQDFTADANEAAQETLSLMRTVRVYGTEKKEFGRFEQWLDKVAFINIRESVAYGLWSVSFSTLYRATQVIAVVLGGISIMSGRVSAEQLTKYVLYCEWLIFATWRVTDNVSSLMQSVGASEKVLQLMDLLPSDQVLSKGVKLQRVTGHIQFVNVSFRYPARAKVPVLENINLSIQAHEVVAIVGPSGSGKSTLVNLLLRLYEPIAGQIYIEDFPLRELDIRWLRGKIGFVPQEPHLFRMSIKSNIMYGCSREIEDEDIELAAKQAYAHEFISSLPDGYETIVDDGLLSGGQKQRIAIARAILRDPAILILDEATSALDSETEHYVKGILHAMRNDIKAKRTVVVIAHRLSTIDAADRIVVMDGGRITEMGKHTELLKMDGLYANLVKARTDALA, from the exons ATGCCAAGTATATTGACAGAATCCATATTTGCTGCTCAGAGTGGCGATGCTGTTGTTTTCTATAGGAACTCAAAGCTTTTGGCTTTTTTGTGTATCACTTCAGGGATCTGCAG CGGCCTGCGAAGTGGTTGTTTTGGAATTGCCAATATTATTTTG GTGAAGCGCCTCAGGGAAACTCTATACTCCGCTCTTCTTTCCCAG GATATATCCTTTTTCGACAGAGAAGCAGTTGGTGATTTGACGAGCAGACTCGGGGCTGATTGTCAACGATTATCGCTTGTTATTGCGAATGATATTCATTTAATATTACGCAATGTTCTTCAG GGGACAGGTGCACTGATCAATTTGCTGATGTTATCTTGGCCTCTCGCAGTATCTGCATTGTTTATATGCTGTGTATTATCTCTGATTTTTCTTCGTTATGGCCG GTACCAAAAGAAAGCTGCAAAGTTAGTCCAAGACTTCACTGCTGATGCCAATGAA GCTGCGCAAGAAACACTTTCCCTAATGAGAACTGTCCGGGTTTATGGAACTGAAAAGAAGGAGTTTGGAAG GTTCGAGCAATGGCTAGACAAGGTAGCGTTTATAAACATTCGAGAGAGCGTGGCTTATGGACTCTGGAGTGTGAGTTTCAGTACTCTTTATCGTGCGACGCAG GTTATCGCAGTGGTGTTAGGAGGGATTTCAATCATGAGCGGTCGTGTATCAGCTGAGCAACTGACGAAGTACGTACTGTATTGCGAGTGGTTAATTTTCGCAACTTGGAGGGTCACGGATAACGTATCGTCGCTAATGCAGTCAGTTGGAGCAAGTGAAAAGGTTCTTCAGTTAATGGACTTGTTGCCCAGTGACCAAGTCTTATCGAAAG GTGTGAAGTTGCAGAGGGTAACGGGACATATTCAGTTCGTAAATGTTTCTTTTCGCTATCCTGCAAGAGCAAAA GTCCCCGTACTAGAGAACATAAATCTTTCCATTCAAGCACATGAAGTCGTCGCAATT GTTGGTCCGAGTGGTAGCGGAAAGAGTACGTTGGTCAATCTTTTGCTGCGTCTCTATGAACCAATTGCCGGTCAG ATTTACATCGAGGATTTTCCGCTCAGAGAGTTGGATATCAGGTGGCTGAGAGGGAAGATTGGATTTGTTCCACAG GAACCTCATCTTTTTCGTATGAGCATCAAGTCGAACATAATGTACGGATGCTCTAGAGAAATCGAAGACGAAGATATAGAACTGGCTGCAAAGCAGGCCTATGCTCATGAATTCATCTCCTCTCTCCCTGACGGCTACGAAACCATCGTTGATGATGGTTTGCTCAGCGGGGGTCAAAAGCAGCGAATTGCTATCGCCCGAGCGATTCTCAGAGACCCGGCCATACTGATCCTTGACGAAGCCACCAGCGCTCTAGATTCTGAAACTGAACATTATGTCAAG GGGATTCTTCATGCAATGAGGAATGACATTAAAGCAAAACGAACTGTCGTTGTCATAGCACACAG GCTTTCAACCATAGATGCTGCTGACAGGATCGTTGTGATGGACGGCGGAAGAATCACCGAG ATGGGAAAGCACACAGAGCTCCTCAAGATGGATGGATTATATGCAAACTTGGTTAAAGCTCGAACAGACGCCTTGGCTTGA
- the LOC137749490 gene encoding ABC transporter B family member 26, chloroplastic-like isoform X1, translated as MQFPWTCSSRNLCTLSPPYLHHGKLFPISSLNTKQISISNLKNLSRARRFCRPKNKFGVSEVVEKWVGVSCFAFPGGSCSWWSLNEHEEERSCTAAEPVTLLHALCRMWDLVETRSSGWVIFIAFSSLIIAALSEISMPSILTESIFAAQSGDAVVFYRNSKLLAFLCITSGICSGLRSGCFGIANIILVKRLRETLYSALLSQDISFFDREAVGDLTSRLGADCQRLSLVIANDIHLILRNVLQGTGALINLLMLSWPLAVSALFICCVLSLIFLRYGRYQKKAAKLVQDFTADANEAAQETLSLMRTVRVYGTEKKEFGRFEQWLDKVAFINIRESVAYGLWSVSFSTLYRATQVIAVVLGGISIMSGRVSAEQLTKYVLYCEWLIFATWRVTDNVSSLMQSVGASEKVLQLMDLLPSDQVLSKGVKLQRVTGHIQFVNVSFRYPARAKVPVLENINLSIQAHEVVAIVGPSGSGKSTLVNLLLRLYEPIAGQIYIEDFPLRELDIRWLRGKIGFVPQEPHLFRMSIKSNIMYGCSREIEDEDIELAAKQAYAHEFISSLPDGYETIVDDGLLSGGQKQRIAIARAILRDPAILILDEATSALDSETEHYVKGILHAMRNDIKAKRTVVVIAHRLSTIDAADRIVVMDGGRITEMGKHTELLKMDGLYANLVKARTDALA; from the exons ATGCAG TTTCCATGGACGTGTTCCAGTCGAAACCTTTGCACTCTCAGTCCCCCTTATCTCCATCACGGAAAGCTCTTCCCAATCTCATCAttaaatacaaaacaaatttcaatttccaACCTCAAAAACTTATCACGGGCACGCAGGTTCTGCAGGCCAAAGAACAAATTTGGTGTTTCGGAGGTGGTTGAAAAGTGGGTTGGGGTTTCCTGCTTTGCATTCCCAGGAGGTAGTTGTAGCTGGTGGAGTTTAAACGAGCATGAGGAAGAGCGAAGCTGCACAGCCGCGGAGCCCGTTACACTGCTGCACGCTCTTTGTCGAATGTGGGATTTGGTGGAGACTCGTAGCTCAGGATGGGTTATCTTCATTGCATTTAGCTCTTTGATTATCGCTGCA CTTTCTGAAATCTCAATGCCAAGTATATTGACAGAATCCATATTTGCTGCTCAGAGTGGCGATGCTGTTGTTTTCTATAGGAACTCAAAGCTTTTGGCTTTTTTGTGTATCACTTCAGGGATCTGCAG CGGCCTGCGAAGTGGTTGTTTTGGAATTGCCAATATTATTTTG GTGAAGCGCCTCAGGGAAACTCTATACTCCGCTCTTCTTTCCCAG GATATATCCTTTTTCGACAGAGAAGCAGTTGGTGATTTGACGAGCAGACTCGGGGCTGATTGTCAACGATTATCGCTTGTTATTGCGAATGATATTCATTTAATATTACGCAATGTTCTTCAG GGGACAGGTGCACTGATCAATTTGCTGATGTTATCTTGGCCTCTCGCAGTATCTGCATTGTTTATATGCTGTGTATTATCTCTGATTTTTCTTCGTTATGGCCG GTACCAAAAGAAAGCTGCAAAGTTAGTCCAAGACTTCACTGCTGATGCCAATGAA GCTGCGCAAGAAACACTTTCCCTAATGAGAACTGTCCGGGTTTATGGAACTGAAAAGAAGGAGTTTGGAAG GTTCGAGCAATGGCTAGACAAGGTAGCGTTTATAAACATTCGAGAGAGCGTGGCTTATGGACTCTGGAGTGTGAGTTTCAGTACTCTTTATCGTGCGACGCAG GTTATCGCAGTGGTGTTAGGAGGGATTTCAATCATGAGCGGTCGTGTATCAGCTGAGCAACTGACGAAGTACGTACTGTATTGCGAGTGGTTAATTTTCGCAACTTGGAGGGTCACGGATAACGTATCGTCGCTAATGCAGTCAGTTGGAGCAAGTGAAAAGGTTCTTCAGTTAATGGACTTGTTGCCCAGTGACCAAGTCTTATCGAAAG GTGTGAAGTTGCAGAGGGTAACGGGACATATTCAGTTCGTAAATGTTTCTTTTCGCTATCCTGCAAGAGCAAAA GTCCCCGTACTAGAGAACATAAATCTTTCCATTCAAGCACATGAAGTCGTCGCAATT GTTGGTCCGAGTGGTAGCGGAAAGAGTACGTTGGTCAATCTTTTGCTGCGTCTCTATGAACCAATTGCCGGTCAG ATTTACATCGAGGATTTTCCGCTCAGAGAGTTGGATATCAGGTGGCTGAGAGGGAAGATTGGATTTGTTCCACAG GAACCTCATCTTTTTCGTATGAGCATCAAGTCGAACATAATGTACGGATGCTCTAGAGAAATCGAAGACGAAGATATAGAACTGGCTGCAAAGCAGGCCTATGCTCATGAATTCATCTCCTCTCTCCCTGACGGCTACGAAACCATCGTTGATGATGGTTTGCTCAGCGGGGGTCAAAAGCAGCGAATTGCTATCGCCCGAGCGATTCTCAGAGACCCGGCCATACTGATCCTTGACGAAGCCACCAGCGCTCTAGATTCTGAAACTGAACATTATGTCAAG GGGATTCTTCATGCAATGAGGAATGACATTAAAGCAAAACGAACTGTCGTTGTCATAGCACACAG GCTTTCAACCATAGATGCTGCTGACAGGATCGTTGTGATGGACGGCGGAAGAATCACCGAG ATGGGAAAGCACACAGAGCTCCTCAAGATGGATGGATTATATGCAAACTTGGTTAAAGCTCGAACAGACGCCTTGGCTTGA
- the LOC137708855 gene encoding F-box/LRR-repeat protein 4-like encodes MDKLLCDELVQEIFQRLPPSTSSSVSLVCKRWLRIYRTSTTTLSLHLTAHPSTLPSLSSLLSHYPFLSSLSLLLPPDPTTSATAKTTAFADRLLFLVSSLCPQLLSLRFLAGPVSLSSLDSLSSSCTRLTSLCINLSRPLFLMWVLKFPSLKELSVMVCSGDGADHAVDPNWGYGFSAEEDSAAELGLDSLCLSGIGAGDWGFGWLWRSCRKLRKLQLKSCEGIGDGGSFSSFERCLQGVQELELRTCRAIIDGVLLKVAENCDSLTSLLVYDGGSSEGLLRFFSQSRCNLRNVDFRLPLDLNNDHLLAVAMNFRSLSSIKLQSCCLVSGEGLRALAIAASSGLEELALVKCDVVEREPGLLATLGQNLRKLRKLDLSYNEMLVDKEFMSMLVSCNDLVDLRLRGCRRLTTAAMVSIFKSCKRLESVDIMHCRGIQAEAIEFLVLNSPQLREVQVERSKISDAAKTCASSKFIEADA; translated from the coding sequence ATGGACAAGTTGCTATGTGATGAACTTGTCCAAGAAATCTTCCAAAGGCTGCCACCATCAACCTCCTCCTCCGTTTCTCTGGTCTGCAAGCGGTGGCTCCGCATCTACCGCACCTCTACAACTACCCTCTCTCTCCACCTCACCGCTCATCCTTccaccctcccttctctctcctccctcctctctcactaccctttcctttcttccctctctctcctatTACCTCCCGACCCCACTACCTCAGCCACCGCAAAAACCACCGCTTTCGCGGACCGCCTCCTCTTCCTAGTCTCCTCCCTCTGCCCCCAGCTTCTCAGCCTCAGGTTCTTGGCCGGCCCTGTCTCTCTTTCCTCCCTCGATTCTCTCTCCTCATCATGTACCCGGCTCACCTCTCTGTGTATCAATCTCTCCAGGCCTCTGTTCCTCATGTGGGTCCTCAAGTTTCCGTCTTTGAAGGAACTGTCAGTCATGGTTTGCTCCGGGGACGGCGCTGACCATGCCGTTGACCCCAATTGGGGATATGGGTTTTCTGCAGAGGAGGATTCTGCTGCAGAATTGGGTTTGGATAGTCTCTGTTTATCTGGAATCGGAGCCGGCGATTGGGGTTTTGGCTGGCTATGGAGGAGCTGCAGAAAGCTGAGGAAATTGCAGTTGAAAAGCTGTGAAGGGATTGGGGATGGAGGGTCCTTTTCGTCATTTGAAAGGTGTTTGCAGGGTGTTCAGGAGCTGGAGCTCCGGACTTGTAGGGCAATAATCGACGGTGTTCTGCTGAAAGTGGCGGAGAATTGTGATTCTCTGACTTCCCTTTTGGTTTATGATGGTGGCAGCAGTGAGGGCCTGCTCAGATTCTTTAGCCAAAGTCGTTGTAACTTGCGAAATGTCGATTTTCGATTGCCCCTCGACCTTAATAACGATCATCTTTTGGCTGTGGCGATGAATTTCAGAAGCCTTTCGAGTATTAAGCTTCAAAGTTGCTGTCTTGTCAGCGGTGAAGGCCTCAGAGCTCTTGCTATCGCCGCGAGTTCAGGCCTCGAAGAATTGGCACTGGTGAAATGTGATGTGGTTGAAAGAGAGCCGGGGTTGTTGGCCACATTAGGACAGAATTTGAGGAAATTGAGGAAGTTGGATTTGTCTTACAACGAAATGCTGGTGGATAAAGAGTTCATGTCGATGCTAGTTTCGTGTAATGATTTGGTTGATTTGAGGCTGAGAGGTTGTAGACGGCTTACTACTGCAGCCATGGTTTCGATTTTTAAGAGCTGTAAGCGTTTGGAGAGTGTTGATATCATGCACTGTCGTGGGATTCAAGCGGAGGCGATTGAGTTTTTGGTCCTCAACTCTCCTCAGCTGAGAGAGGTGCAGGTTGAGCGAAGCAAAATATCCGATGCAGCAAAGACTTGTGCCTCAAGTAAGTTCATTGAGGCTGATGCTTGA
- the LOC137709517 gene encoding cyclin-dependent protein kinase inhibitor SMR6 codes for MGFSKKSQVVDGGMESEGKKWVIAGISVRTCLKPVNTKSARGKETDDVEEEEEYSTTPTAKETRIPEILSCPPAPRKSRPPSRCNFSGVKEFFTPPDLETVFKLHVEKAN; via the coding sequence ATGGGTTTTTCGAAGAAGTCCCAGGTGGTGGACGGAGGCATGGAATCCGAAGGCAAGAAGTGGGTAATCGCCGGAATCTCGGTACGAACTTGCTTAAAGCCGGTAaacacaaaatcggcgaggggGAAGGAGACCGACGACgtagaagaagaggaggagtaTTCGACAACCCCAACAGcgaaagaaacaagaataccggAGATTTTGTCATGCCCGCCGGCGCCGAGAAAGAGCCGGCCGCCTTCCAGATGCAACTTCAGCGGCGTGAAGGAGTTCTTCACGCCGCCGGATTTGGaaacggtgttcaagctccatgtTGAGAAAGCAAACTGA